CGGACGCCCGTTGTCATCAAGCACTGCACCCACGACCATTTGATGAAGATCTGGACGATGGGCTTTACTAAATCCCCTGTTACCAAAAAAATCTCCGCCCTGACCTTCAAAATCAGGACTCCTTACTTGGAGGAAGATTCATGACACCTCAAGACTTGAGTTCTCATCCCAAAGTTCTTTACTGGCCAGTTCATAATGCAGCCTGAGTTGTGTGCCAGGAAAATTCATTTCACCCAAACGAGCTCTTCTATATGTCAATTTGCTCTAAACTCTCTCCAAGCCGGATTAATTACCTTTTCGGTAGCAGGTCCTGGGTTCCATACTCCTGAAGAAGGTCAATAGCAAAGTGTTCCATCATATATCTGAAAAAAATTTCCTGACACCATCGACTGAACATCCTGGCCCCTAACCGGGTGTGGTCAAGCTGATATTCTGTACTGATCATCCTCAAGCATCTCACTTCAGGGATGCGGTCAAGCCCCATAAGCTTTCCAAATTCTCCGGCTGATTCTCCTCGGATTCTTTCAACAGTTTTTATTCGGCATAAAGCCATCAAGGCCAATAGCAGTAACACATGGAAAGCCGTATAATACCCTGTTCCTTTTTTTCTAAAATGACGAAACAAGGCAAGGTCATCAGCCTTGTGGCTGTATATGGGATACTCTCCTAAAAAATATGTCCACTGACCATCTTTTTGGTGAACTGTTACACGTCCATTGATATACGTTATCTCCGATGAAAGAAGGGGCAACATGAGCTGAGGCATAGCGTCTGTACTCCTGAAGTTGACTGAACGTCTGGATGCCGCAACAGCAGCGTTTCAGGTCGGGTATGAAACTCCTTCTCAGTTCAGCCGGGAATACAGCCGACTATTCGGCGCCCCTCCTCTTCGGGACATAAAAAACCTGACACAGGCGACAGCAAATAACGCATAAATGGTTTACTGGTGTAACAAAAAGCAAAGGCCTTGTTTTTACGCCTTCAAATGTCGGTAAGGCTCCATGCTTTGATGAAGTATATCTATAATATCGACGTGATTTTTAGCTTTGCGGTAAAAAATAACATGAGATCCTGCTAAAAAACTTAGGCTCATGTTGCGTTTCAAGGTCTTATTTGACCAAAAGTTCGACAAGCGAATGGAGCAGGGCCTTTCCCCGTTTGCCGACGTTATGAACGAACTCGAAAAAACCGAGATAGAACGGGAGCTTCTCTTGTGAGATGCCTCGATGAGGACGCAACCAACCACGTAGCAAGGACCAGAAGCCTTCCATGGTATTGACATGGACTTCATGGAAACCATCGCCATCCTCGTCTCTGGCGTATTCTCCAGCCCCGTGATTCACGCTCTTATGCTTGTACCCCCACTCGGTTAATCGATTGTAGATCGCATATTCATCAGTGTAAATCAAAGTCCCCGGCAAAACGGTCGACTTTACCAAGGGCTCAATAGTTACCCTGCGAACATTAGCAAGCATTTGAATCACTACCAGACCGCATCGCTGAATCATACCGAATACAGGTGGTTTCTCTTTTTCCAATGTACCCCGCCCACGAGCACCTCGTAAACGATTTCGACGGCCTTCCCTGCCTTTTCGGGCTACTGCTTCGGGATTGCCTTTATGCCCTGCTACAATGTAGACCTCATCACATTCAACTTCGTCTCCAAGGGTTACTTGAGGC
The DNA window shown above is from uncultured Desulfobacter sp. and carries:
- a CDS encoding putative transposase, which produces MPQLMLPLLSSEITYINGRVTVHQKDGQWTYFLGEYPIYSHKADDLALFRHFRKKGTGYYTAFHVLLLLALMALCRIKTVERIRGESAGEFGKLMGLDRIPEVRCLRMISTEYQLDHTRLGARMFSRWCQEIFFRYMMEHFAIDLLQEYGTQDLLPKR
- a CDS encoding IS1595 family transposase, with amino-acid sequence MVAGHKGNPEAVARKGREGRRNRLRGARGRGTLEKEKPPVFGMIQRCGLVVIQMLANVRRVTIEPLVKSTVLPGTLIYTDEYAIYNRLTEWGYKHKSVNHGAGEYARDEDGDGFHEVHVNTMEGFWSLLRGWLRPHRGISQEKLPFYLGFFEFVHNVGKRGKALLHSLVELLVK